A window of Ignicoccus hospitalis KIN4/I contains these coding sequences:
- a CDS encoding class I SAM-dependent methyltransferase, with the protein MSFEAFSRLAEEYDSWYKENEGLYREELECVRRAVKGRCLEVGAGTGAFSAPLGCVALDPALGALRLAKGKGAEAVLGVAEALPFRSSSFDTVAFVTSLCFVQDKERSLKEAKRVGKRVVVCALLKESELVKSYEEKGRRGHPIFKYARFLSREELGSVGEEVCSVGDFFACYSLSL; encoded by the coding sequence ATGAGCTTCGAGGCCTTCTCGAGGCTCGCGGAGGAGTACGACTCTTGGTACAAAGAGAACGAAGGGCTCTACCGGGAGGAGCTCGAGTGCGTTAGGAGGGCGGTGAAGGGGAGGTGCTTAGAGGTAGGCGCCGGCACGGGGGCCTTCTCGGCGCCCCTGGGCTGCGTCGCCTTGGACCCGGCCTTGGGGGCGTTGAGGTTAGCGAAGGGGAAGGGCGCGGAGGCCGTCTTAGGGGTCGCCGAAGCCCTCCCCTTCCGGAGCTCCTCCTTCGATACGGTAGCCTTCGTCACCTCGCTCTGCTTCGTACAAGACAAGGAGAGGTCGTTGAAGGAGGCTAAGAGGGTGGGGAAGAGGGTGGTCGTCTGCGCGCTGCTCAAGGAGAGCGAGCTGGTCAAGTCCTACGAAGAGAAGGGGAGGAGGGGGCATCCGATCTTCAAGTACGCGCGCTTCCTATCTAGGGAGGAGCTCGGGTCGGTCGGGGAGGAGGTGTGCTCCGTTGGCGACTTCTTCGCGTGCTACTCCCTCTCCTTATAA
- a CDS encoding tRNA(Met) cytidine acetyltransferase TmcA, with product MKCYWRRLVLANDSLLARLKGRVLFVSESRPEYPWRRLPPNAYRKVLGTEWDHAVIDLRGPVPANAFPAVMETVKAGGTIAVIKERELKEVYSSRGGTGLFGVYLERALEAYEERGPCPKWEPPKGLTREQRAALKKLNGFVVGTGRVMAILGDRGRGKSALLGAVAAALVLDFGVRRVEVTSPSPEMHSFLKMFEQQMSERRARFKKEESEEGWRLVGPGWRVEWVPPPKAGGKGGAVLVDEAAAVGVAAVRRIINRSWKVVMATTVHGYEGSGRALTKTLLDKLKNVIVVELKEPVRYPPGDPVERWLYEAFHLDAEPSPSEPSGGPREVDREELTEPAGARPYAALLSYAHYRWEPSDLELVLEHPKGKLWEYPGSEGPVGVAFTVDEEPPEDPWSPAKGAALSRLLSRFLPTPARRVVRIAVVPELQRRGIGSSLLKALEAEVTGAIFSNHEVLDFWLKNGYKVIYLSPRYNKVTGEKNVAVAKGGEAVELAAKAFSRSFLLSAHGVYRDVDVKKAFKMLKHSSPEPLGIECERTLLEKFLEGKIGAESAFSALYCCALNGVWELPEELGAAAFGFLVQGKGLWDLAASFEINVEKVKDMLEEGLRELASKCASD from the coding sequence TTGAAGTGTTACTGGAGGAGGCTGGTCCTCGCGAACGACAGCCTTTTGGCCCGCTTGAAGGGGAGGGTCCTCTTCGTTTCTGAGTCCAGGCCGGAGTACCCTTGGAGGAGGCTCCCCCCTAACGCCTACAGAAAGGTCTTGGGTACCGAGTGGGACCACGCGGTCATAGACCTCCGCGGCCCAGTTCCGGCCAACGCCTTCCCGGCCGTCATGGAAACGGTCAAGGCCGGCGGGACAATAGCCGTCATAAAGGAGAGGGAGCTGAAAGAGGTGTACTCCTCGAGAGGGGGAACCGGCCTCTTCGGCGTTTACCTAGAGCGGGCCTTGGAGGCCTACGAGGAAAGGGGCCCTTGCCCCAAGTGGGAGCCCCCCAAGGGGCTTACGAGGGAACAGAGGGCGGCCTTGAAGAAGCTGAACGGCTTCGTAGTGGGCACCGGGAGGGTAATGGCGATATTGGGGGACAGGGGGAGGGGGAAGAGCGCCCTCCTGGGCGCCGTGGCGGCCGCGCTGGTCTTGGACTTCGGGGTTAGGAGGGTGGAGGTGACCTCCCCCTCCCCGGAGATGCACAGCTTCTTGAAGATGTTCGAGCAACAGATGAGCGAGAGGAGGGCCCGCTTCAAGAAGGAGGAGTCCGAAGAGGGCTGGCGCTTGGTAGGGCCCGGGTGGAGGGTGGAGTGGGTCCCGCCCCCCAAGGCCGGGGGCAAGGGAGGGGCCGTCTTGGTGGACGAGGCCGCGGCCGTCGGCGTTGCTGCTGTCCGGAGAATAATCAACCGCTCTTGGAAGGTCGTAATGGCCACCACGGTCCACGGCTACGAGGGGTCCGGGAGGGCCCTCACTAAGACGTTGTTAGACAAGCTCAAGAACGTAATTGTGGTGGAGCTGAAGGAGCCCGTTAGGTACCCTCCGGGGGACCCGGTGGAGAGGTGGCTGTACGAGGCCTTCCACTTGGACGCCGAGCCCTCGCCCTCGGAGCCCTCTGGGGGGCCTAGAGAGGTGGACAGGGAGGAGCTGACGGAGCCCGCGGGGGCTAGGCCCTACGCGGCCTTGCTCTCCTACGCCCACTACCGCTGGGAGCCCTCAGACTTGGAGCTGGTGTTGGAACACCCCAAGGGGAAGCTGTGGGAGTACCCGGGGAGCGAGGGGCCGGTGGGGGTGGCCTTTACGGTGGACGAGGAGCCCCCGGAAGACCCTTGGTCCCCCGCCAAGGGCGCGGCGTTGAGCAGGCTGCTCTCCCGCTTCCTCCCCACCCCGGCGAGGCGGGTGGTGAGGATAGCCGTGGTCCCGGAGCTCCAGAGGAGGGGCATAGGGAGCTCCTTGTTAAAGGCGTTGGAGGCCGAGGTTACCGGGGCGATCTTCTCAAACCACGAGGTGCTCGACTTCTGGCTCAAGAACGGCTACAAGGTGATATACCTCTCCCCTAGGTACAACAAGGTAACGGGAGAGAAGAACGTGGCCGTCGCTAAGGGAGGGGAAGCGGTGGAGCTGGCCGCTAAGGCCTTCTCCCGCTCCTTCTTGCTCTCCGCCCACGGGGTCTATCGGGACGTGGACGTTAAGAAGGCTTTCAAAATGCTCAAGCACTCCTCCCCGGAGCCTTTGGGCATTGAGTGCGAAAGGACGTTATTGGAGAAGTTCTTAGAAGGGAAGATAGGGGCGGAGAGCGCCTTCTCGGCGCTCTACTGCTGCGCCCTCAACGGCGTTTGGGAGCTTCCCGAAGAGCTGGGCGCAGCGGCCTTCGGCTTCTTGGTGCAAGGGAAGGGCCTCTGGGACCTGGCGGCCTCCTTCGAGATCAACGTGGAGAAAGTTAAGGATATGTTGGAGGAGGGCTTGAGGGAGCTCGCCTCCAAGTGCGCCTCAGATTAA
- a CDS encoding type II toxin-antitoxin system HicB family antitoxin produces the protein MAKVKVGVVIYKEKDESGEYYIAVEPLSGAQVQGDSVEEVLEKIKDEIKKMSSAWCESELREAVDARLIELELEEAAAE, from the coding sequence GTGGCGAAGGTAAAGGTTGGAGTAGTAATTTATAAGGAGAAGGACGAGAGCGGCGAGTACTACATAGCCGTCGAGCCCCTCTCCGGAGCCCAAGTGCAAGGGGACAGCGTAGAGGAGGTCTTAGAGAAGATAAAGGACGAGATAAAGAAGATGAGCAGCGCTTGGTGCGAGTCGGAGCTCAGGGAGGCGGTGGACGCCAGGCTAATAGAGCTGGAGCTGGAGGAGGCGGCCGCTGAGTAG
- a CDS encoding DUF1512 domain-containing protein → MQEPSNVLDVITQLMFMAFLLMAFTGADARLRMYIWAKNIRVKMEEIKGYAEESEKETLEVLKKLNVKNADEIVRRIKEFFHISPVDIEPTDITKRMAHIIRTGQERWERLLSSSLPEDVPRAHKHNAMVMLEITNSLNTIYKIVRHYLLTSLKTNNFFLMMQLWMLMPMISKMSKTLRDALDTFKNCRPVGDGAGPLVAFRLLINKKRLWRPAKDTVAGEVDIEGRRVIVIKAEGPGATVGSPGEAVQRVVEELRGKVDLILTVDAALKLEGEETGQIAEGSGAAIGDPGPEKIAIERAATKYGIPLEAIVIKMSAEEAITDMPEKVAKAVDLVVQKVIERVKELPKGATAIVAGIGNTCGVAQ, encoded by the coding sequence TTGCAAGAACCCTCAAACGTATTGGACGTGATAACGCAGCTGATGTTTATGGCGTTCTTACTCATGGCCTTCACCGGCGCCGACGCCCGCCTCAGGATGTACATATGGGCCAAGAACATAAGGGTGAAAATGGAAGAGATAAAGGGGTACGCGGAGGAGAGCGAGAAGGAGACCCTAGAGGTCTTGAAGAAGTTAAACGTTAAGAACGCTGATGAGATAGTAAGGAGAATAAAGGAGTTCTTCCACATAAGTCCGGTAGACATAGAGCCCACTGACATAACCAAGAGGATGGCCCACATAATTAGAACTGGTCAAGAGAGGTGGGAGAGGCTGTTATCCTCAAGCCTGCCGGAGGACGTCCCGAGGGCCCACAAGCACAACGCCATGGTAATGCTCGAAATAACCAACAGCTTGAACACGATATACAAGATCGTGAGACACTACTTGCTTACGTCCTTAAAGACTAACAACTTCTTCCTGATGATGCAACTATGGATGTTGATGCCCATGATAAGTAAGATGAGCAAGACTTTGAGGGATGCCTTGGACACCTTCAAGAACTGCAGACCCGTGGGCGACGGGGCGGGCCCGCTGGTGGCATTTAGGTTACTTATCAATAAGAAGAGGCTGTGGAGGCCCGCCAAGGACACGGTCGCGGGCGAGGTGGACATTGAAGGCAGGAGGGTAATAGTGATAAAGGCCGAGGGGCCCGGGGCCACGGTCGGCTCCCCGGGCGAGGCCGTCCAAAGGGTCGTGGAGGAGCTCCGGGGGAAGGTGGACCTCATCTTGACGGTCGACGCGGCGTTAAAGTTGGAGGGAGAGGAGACCGGCCAGATAGCGGAGGGCTCCGGCGCGGCCATAGGGGACCCCGGGCCGGAGAAGATAGCCATAGAGAGGGCGGCCACCAAGTACGGCATTCCCTTGGAGGCCATAGTAATTAAGATGAGTGCGGAGGAGGCAATAACTGACATGCCGGAGAAGGTGGCCAAAGCGGTGGACCTCGTGGTCCAGAAAGTAATAGAAAGGGTGAAGGAGCTGCCCAAGGGCGCTACCGCGATAGTGGCCGGGATAGGGAACACGTGCGGTGTGGCCCAATGA